From a region of the Zingiber officinale cultivar Zhangliang chromosome 4B, Zo_v1.1, whole genome shotgun sequence genome:
- the LOC121974345 gene encoding protein IQ-DOMAIN 3-like, with translation MGIKGKWFSAVKRAFIPQCCQGDPKESLDYSKVSDSLPIKEVETTAVGAAQLLLPAPLQEAKLIENGNEQNKHAYSVALASAVAAEAAAVAAQAAAEVVRLATSATRHAGESSEVIAAIKIQSAYRGYQARRTFRTLRRLNRLKRVLDGNAVKSQTTNTLQCMQTMARVQAQIHSRRVRMTEENQALQRHLQRKLEKELEKVKIADEWDDSLQPKEKIEAKLLNKQEATIRRERALAYAFSHQWRSSSRSLTPVFTDPSNTEWGWSWLGRWMAARPWENQSTKEDHASVKNTSRSFIVRTTKHCDTSSECTPSASQKRSRPSGLHSPATPRTRTSSVVSRKKSESPRGRRCSIDDDSRSTFSMQSERRRRYSIGGSSMGDDESLSSSTLPSYMASTEAARARSRLHSPVCDSIRTPEKGSAFSATKRLSFPSMDRSSIPSAANLRRLSGPPKVDISPAKVVAPTGKEQISKN, from the exons ATGGGCATAAAAGGAAAGTGGTTTAGTGCTGTCAAGAGGGCCTTCATTCCGCAGTGTTGTCAAGGAGATCCTAAGGAGAGTCTTGATTATTCCAAGGTTTCCGATTCACTCCCTATAAAAGAAGTGGAAACTACTGCTGTCGGTGCTGCTCAACTGTTGCTACCAGCACCTCTTCAGGAGGCTAAGCTGATCGAGAATGGAAATGAACAGAATAAGCATGCCTACTCGGTGGCGCTCGCTAGTGCTGTTGCTGCAGAGGCTGCAGCTGTCGCAGCACAGGCTGCTGCAGAGGTTGTTCGCCTGGCCACTTCTGCAACTAGGCATGCTGGTGAATCAAGCGAAGTGATTGCTGCCATCAAGATTCAGTCTGCCTACCGAGGTTACCAG GCAAGAAGAACATTTAGAACTTTGCGGAGGCTTAATAGGCTGAAGAGAGTGCTGGATGGAAATGCGGTCAAATCTCAAACTACAAACACTTTGCAGTGCATGCAAACAATGGCAAGAGTGCAGGCACAGATACATTCAAGACGGGTCAGAATGACAGAGGAAAACCAGGCTCTACAGAGGCATCTACAGCGGAAACTTGAAAAAGAACTAGAGAAAGTAAAg ATTGCGGATGAATGGGATGATAGCCTTCAGCCCAAAGAGAAAATTGAAGCTAAACTGCTGAATAAACAGGAAGCCACTATAAGAAGAGAAAGAGCTCTAGCTTATGCATTTTCACATCAG TGGAGGAGCTCATCCAGATCCCTGACTCCAGTATTCACCGACCCAAGCAATACCGAATGGGGATGGAGCTGGCTGGGGCGCTGGATGGCAGCGAGGCCATGGGAGAATCAAAGCACAAAGGAAGATCATGCCTCCGTAAAGAACACTAGCCGCAGTTTCATTGTGCGCACAACAAAACACTGTGATACTAGTTCAGAATGCACTCCATCAGCATCTCAGAAGCGAAGTCGGCCTTCCGGTCTTCACTCACCCGCAACCCCACGCACCAGGACTTCATCTGTTGTGAGCAGAAAGAAATCAGAAAGCCCAAGAGGCCGCCGGTGCTCCATCGATGATGATTCGAGGAGCACGTTCAGCATGCAATCTGAGCGGCGAAGGAGGTACAGCATTGGAGGATCATCAATGGGCGATGATGAAAGCCTCAGCTCCTCAACTCTTCCTAGCTACATGGCATCTACGGAGGCAGCTAGAGCCAGGTCCCGACTCCACAGCCCAGTTTGTGATAGCATTCGAACACCTGAGAAGGGGTCAGCTTTCTCAGCAACCAAACGCCTCTCCTTTCCTTCAATGGACAGAAGCAGTATTCCATCCGCCGCAAACCTTAGGCGCCTTTCAGGGCCCCCAAAGGTAGACATTTCTCCAGCCAAGGTTGTAGCTCCGACTGGTAAAGAGCAAATATCAAAAAACTGA